One window of the Puniceicoccales bacterium genome contains the following:
- a CDS encoding RDD family protein, which produces MSSVKCMRFVPATLNRRAWAFNIDCIITSLICIPFLKNNMPDLSSLWVPIDAPSAAINVNDIAKIAESITKPFSKLMVLGCIICIVYFAISEILFRGTTIGKRLFQIKTVMINDPCSGPSPFQTLMRSILKCAAAFYCMDINSIIICIICLANFFFGVISSTGSFGYDVISRTMVVRYDYGEHHPLEKVGFL; this is translated from the coding sequence ATGTCCAGTGTAAAATGCATGCGATTCGTACCGGCTACCCTAAATCGCCGGGCCTGGGCTTTTAATATAGATTGCATAATAACATCCCTCATTTGCATTCCATTTCTAAAAAATAATATGCCAGATCTATCCAGCCTATGGGTACCAATAGATGCCCCATCCGCCGCCATCAATGTAAATGATATTGCGAAAATAGCCGAGAGCATCACGAAACCTTTTTCTAAGCTAATGGTACTAGGCTGTATCATTTGCATAGTTTATTTTGCCATCAGCGAAATATTGTTTAGAGGCACAACCATTGGCAAAAGATTATTTCAGATAAAAACTGTGATGATAAATGATCCCTGTTCTGGACCATCACCTTTTCAAACACTAATGAGATCCATACTAAAATGCGCTGCAGCATTTTACTGTATGGATATTAATAGTATAATTATTTGTATAATATGCCTTGCAAATTTCTTCTTTGGAGTGATATCTTCCACCGGATCCTTTGGCTATGATGTGATTTCCCGGACCATGGTGGTTAGGTATGACTACGGTGAACATCATCCTTTGGAAAAGGTTGGCTTCCTATAG